The Euleptes europaea isolate rEulEur1 chromosome 2, rEulEur1.hap1, whole genome shotgun sequence genome has a segment encoding these proteins:
- the LOC130472646 gene encoding peptidyl-prolyl cis-trans isomerase A-like gives MCQGGDFTRHNGTGGKSIYGEKFADENFLLTHTGPGILSMANCGPNTNGSQFLICTAKTGWLDGKHVVFGRVKDGLDIVQAMERFGSRNGKTSKKITINDCGQLS, from the coding sequence ATGTGCCAGGGTGGTGACTTTACCCGCCATAACGGAACAGGTGGCAAATCTATTTATGGTGAGAAGTTTGCTGATGAGAACTTCCTCCTCACGCATACAGGCCCTGGCATCTTGTCTATGGCAAATTGCGGTCCCAATACAAATGGGTCTCAGTTCTTAATCTGCACTGCCAAGACTGGCTGGTTGGATGGGAAACATGTGGTCTTTGGCCGCGTGAAAGATGGACTGGACATTGTGCAAGCAATGGAGCGCTTTGGATCCAGGAATGGCAAGACAAGTAAGAAGATCACCATCAATGACTGTGGGCAGCTGTCATAA